In one Ictalurus punctatus breed USDA103 chromosome 19, Coco_2.0, whole genome shotgun sequence genomic region, the following are encoded:
- the kics2 gene encoding KICSTOR subunit 2 isoform X3 — translation MTFNPESSAIMGETLREDELRPVPRERAVLESFFTQLGMFWFDRAKDYVEKEKEQSSRSAAAIWSSLLAALAHLAAAEKAYHNMTFLGQKLGGQSFFSRKDSIRTIYTSLQNELKKVVSMGRLAQTSSTPCLEELLSHLSEQLCHFTQARMELADLYEKMHCLGSQKTVHSEELVSALESILHKYSSRFHHPILSRLESGFQVEVDVLAQLLRCQAQISEWHFLPSLLNLHGAHGKLQAWAHVFERQRETRKHLFGGQSQKAVQPPHLYMWLQRLQGALLAKFSFYFHEALSRQAPPSEMKALTARTSPDYFGKISAFVRKHDATNVSLVFDNRGMESFQGHGYHHPHSYREAPKGVDQFPAVVSVPGGERPLNHWPNVIMIMSDRTNELNTLDKVTYFYDDKVQSTYFMTRPEPHFTLVVIFDGKKAEKDSHIVGFLHEISGSLRNSKPFSTLKPGSKG, via the exons ATGACG TTTAATCCTGAATCTTCAGCCATCATGGGCGAGACTTTGCGTGAAGACGAGCTGCGGCCGGTCCCCAGAGAGAGAGCCGTGCTGGAGAGCTTCTTTACGCAGCTCGGCATGTTCTGGTTTGACCGAGCTAAAGACTAcgtggagaaggagaaggagcagAGCAGTAGGAGCGCCGCGGCCATCTGGAGCTCTCTGCTCGCTGCTCTGGCGCACCTGGCGGCCGCGGAGAAGGCCTACCACAACATGACCTTCCTCGGGCAAAAACTAG GCGGTCAGTCGTTCTTCAGCAGGAAGGATTCCATCAGGACCATTTACACGTCCCTGCAGAACGAGTTGAAGAAGGTGGTCTCCATGGGACGCCTGGCACAGACCAGCTCCACGCCGTGCCTGGAGGAGCTGCTCTCGCATTTATCCGAGCAGCTGTGCCATTTCACGCAGGCCAGGATGGAGCTCGCTGACCTCTACGAGAAGATGCACTGCCTCGGGAGCCAGAAAACGGTCCACTCCGAGGAGCTGGTGAGCGCTCTGGAGAGCATCCTGCATAAATACAGCTCCAG GTTCCATCATCCCATCCTGAGTCGTCTGGAGAGCGGCTTCCAGGTGGAGGTGGACGTTTTGGCACAGCTGCTGCGCTGCCAGGCTCAGATCTCCGAGTGGCACTTCCTGCCCTCGCTGCTCAACTTGCACGGCGCTCACGGCAAACTGCAGGCATGGGCTCATGTGTTCGAGCGCCAGCGTGAGACCCGCAAGCACCTGTTTGGCGGTCAGTCCCAGAAGGCAGTGCAGCCGCCGCACTTGTATATGTGGTTGCAGCGCCTGCAGGGGGCGCTTTTGGCCaagttcagcttttatttccatgaAGCGTTGAGTCGGCAAGCACCGCCCTCAGAAATGAAGGCGCTGACGGCTCGCACTTCACCCGATTACTTTGGAAAGATCTCAGCCTTCGTGCGCAAGCACGACGCCACCAACGTTTCGCTGGTGTTTGACAACCGTGGCATGGAGAGCTTCCAGGGCCACGGCTACCACCACCCACACTCGTACCGAGAGGCTCCTAAAGGCGTGGACCAGTTCCCTGCTGTGGTGTCCGTTCCGGGAGGCGAGCGGCCGTTAAACCACTGGCCCAACGTCATCATGATCATGAGCGACCGCACCAACGAGCTCAACACCCTCGACAAAGTTACATACTTTTACGACGACAAGGTCCAGAGTACGTACTTCATGACGAGACCCGAGCCTCACTTCACCCTTGTTGTGATCTTTGACGGTAAGAAGGCGGAGAAAGACTCGCACATCGTGGGCTTTCTGCACGAGATTTCTGGCTCACTGAGGAACTCCAAACCCTTCAGCACACTCAAGCCAGGCTCCAAAGGCTGA
- the kics2 gene encoding KICSTOR subunit 2 isoform X1: protein MSLLTCRSVVSKNCHGGVLVSFLHIYCVYIYFNPESSAIMGETLREDELRPVPRERAVLESFFTQLGMFWFDRAKDYVEKEKEQSSRSAAAIWSSLLAALAHLAAAEKAYHNMTFLGQKLGGQSFFSRKDSIRTIYTSLQNELKKVVSMGRLAQTSSTPCLEELLSHLSEQLCHFTQARMELADLYEKMHCLGSQKTVHSEELVSALESILHKYSSRFHHPILSRLESGFQVEVDVLAQLLRCQAQISEWHFLPSLLNLHGAHGKLQAWAHVFERQRETRKHLFGGQSQKAVQPPHLYMWLQRLQGALLAKFSFYFHEALSRQAPPSEMKALTARTSPDYFGKISAFVRKHDATNVSLVFDNRGMESFQGHGYHHPHSYREAPKGVDQFPAVVSVPGGERPLNHWPNVIMIMSDRTNELNTLDKVTYFYDDKVQSTYFMTRPEPHFTLVVIFDGKKAEKDSHIVGFLHEISGSLRNSKPFSTLKPGSKG, encoded by the exons aTGTCCCTTCTGACTTGCCGTAGTGTTGtttctaaaaactgtcatgGCGGCGTTCTAGTGTCTTTTTTgcatatatattgtgtgtatatatat TTTAATCCTGAATCTTCAGCCATCATGGGCGAGACTTTGCGTGAAGACGAGCTGCGGCCGGTCCCCAGAGAGAGAGCCGTGCTGGAGAGCTTCTTTACGCAGCTCGGCATGTTCTGGTTTGACCGAGCTAAAGACTAcgtggagaaggagaaggagcagAGCAGTAGGAGCGCCGCGGCCATCTGGAGCTCTCTGCTCGCTGCTCTGGCGCACCTGGCGGCCGCGGAGAAGGCCTACCACAACATGACCTTCCTCGGGCAAAAACTAG GCGGTCAGTCGTTCTTCAGCAGGAAGGATTCCATCAGGACCATTTACACGTCCCTGCAGAACGAGTTGAAGAAGGTGGTCTCCATGGGACGCCTGGCACAGACCAGCTCCACGCCGTGCCTGGAGGAGCTGCTCTCGCATTTATCCGAGCAGCTGTGCCATTTCACGCAGGCCAGGATGGAGCTCGCTGACCTCTACGAGAAGATGCACTGCCTCGGGAGCCAGAAAACGGTCCACTCCGAGGAGCTGGTGAGCGCTCTGGAGAGCATCCTGCATAAATACAGCTCCAG GTTCCATCATCCCATCCTGAGTCGTCTGGAGAGCGGCTTCCAGGTGGAGGTGGACGTTTTGGCACAGCTGCTGCGCTGCCAGGCTCAGATCTCCGAGTGGCACTTCCTGCCCTCGCTGCTCAACTTGCACGGCGCTCACGGCAAACTGCAGGCATGGGCTCATGTGTTCGAGCGCCAGCGTGAGACCCGCAAGCACCTGTTTGGCGGTCAGTCCCAGAAGGCAGTGCAGCCGCCGCACTTGTATATGTGGTTGCAGCGCCTGCAGGGGGCGCTTTTGGCCaagttcagcttttatttccatgaAGCGTTGAGTCGGCAAGCACCGCCCTCAGAAATGAAGGCGCTGACGGCTCGCACTTCACCCGATTACTTTGGAAAGATCTCAGCCTTCGTGCGCAAGCACGACGCCACCAACGTTTCGCTGGTGTTTGACAACCGTGGCATGGAGAGCTTCCAGGGCCACGGCTACCACCACCCACACTCGTACCGAGAGGCTCCTAAAGGCGTGGACCAGTTCCCTGCTGTGGTGTCCGTTCCGGGAGGCGAGCGGCCGTTAAACCACTGGCCCAACGTCATCATGATCATGAGCGACCGCACCAACGAGCTCAACACCCTCGACAAAGTTACATACTTTTACGACGACAAGGTCCAGAGTACGTACTTCATGACGAGACCCGAGCCTCACTTCACCCTTGTTGTGATCTTTGACGGTAAGAAGGCGGAGAAAGACTCGCACATCGTGGGCTTTCTGCACGAGATTTCTGGCTCACTGAGGAACTCCAAACCCTTCAGCACACTCAAGCCAGGCTCCAAAGGCTGA
- the kics2 gene encoding KICSTOR subunit 2 isoform X2 has product METRSEKYTRFNPESSAIMGETLREDELRPVPRERAVLESFFTQLGMFWFDRAKDYVEKEKEQSSRSAAAIWSSLLAALAHLAAAEKAYHNMTFLGQKLGGQSFFSRKDSIRTIYTSLQNELKKVVSMGRLAQTSSTPCLEELLSHLSEQLCHFTQARMELADLYEKMHCLGSQKTVHSEELVSALESILHKYSSRFHHPILSRLESGFQVEVDVLAQLLRCQAQISEWHFLPSLLNLHGAHGKLQAWAHVFERQRETRKHLFGGQSQKAVQPPHLYMWLQRLQGALLAKFSFYFHEALSRQAPPSEMKALTARTSPDYFGKISAFVRKHDATNVSLVFDNRGMESFQGHGYHHPHSYREAPKGVDQFPAVVSVPGGERPLNHWPNVIMIMSDRTNELNTLDKVTYFYDDKVQSTYFMTRPEPHFTLVVIFDGKKAEKDSHIVGFLHEISGSLRNSKPFSTLKPGSKG; this is encoded by the exons TTTAATCCTGAATCTTCAGCCATCATGGGCGAGACTTTGCGTGAAGACGAGCTGCGGCCGGTCCCCAGAGAGAGAGCCGTGCTGGAGAGCTTCTTTACGCAGCTCGGCATGTTCTGGTTTGACCGAGCTAAAGACTAcgtggagaaggagaaggagcagAGCAGTAGGAGCGCCGCGGCCATCTGGAGCTCTCTGCTCGCTGCTCTGGCGCACCTGGCGGCCGCGGAGAAGGCCTACCACAACATGACCTTCCTCGGGCAAAAACTAG GCGGTCAGTCGTTCTTCAGCAGGAAGGATTCCATCAGGACCATTTACACGTCCCTGCAGAACGAGTTGAAGAAGGTGGTCTCCATGGGACGCCTGGCACAGACCAGCTCCACGCCGTGCCTGGAGGAGCTGCTCTCGCATTTATCCGAGCAGCTGTGCCATTTCACGCAGGCCAGGATGGAGCTCGCTGACCTCTACGAGAAGATGCACTGCCTCGGGAGCCAGAAAACGGTCCACTCCGAGGAGCTGGTGAGCGCTCTGGAGAGCATCCTGCATAAATACAGCTCCAG GTTCCATCATCCCATCCTGAGTCGTCTGGAGAGCGGCTTCCAGGTGGAGGTGGACGTTTTGGCACAGCTGCTGCGCTGCCAGGCTCAGATCTCCGAGTGGCACTTCCTGCCCTCGCTGCTCAACTTGCACGGCGCTCACGGCAAACTGCAGGCATGGGCTCATGTGTTCGAGCGCCAGCGTGAGACCCGCAAGCACCTGTTTGGCGGTCAGTCCCAGAAGGCAGTGCAGCCGCCGCACTTGTATATGTGGTTGCAGCGCCTGCAGGGGGCGCTTTTGGCCaagttcagcttttatttccatgaAGCGTTGAGTCGGCAAGCACCGCCCTCAGAAATGAAGGCGCTGACGGCTCGCACTTCACCCGATTACTTTGGAAAGATCTCAGCCTTCGTGCGCAAGCACGACGCCACCAACGTTTCGCTGGTGTTTGACAACCGTGGCATGGAGAGCTTCCAGGGCCACGGCTACCACCACCCACACTCGTACCGAGAGGCTCCTAAAGGCGTGGACCAGTTCCCTGCTGTGGTGTCCGTTCCGGGAGGCGAGCGGCCGTTAAACCACTGGCCCAACGTCATCATGATCATGAGCGACCGCACCAACGAGCTCAACACCCTCGACAAAGTTACATACTTTTACGACGACAAGGTCCAGAGTACGTACTTCATGACGAGACCCGAGCCTCACTTCACCCTTGTTGTGATCTTTGACGGTAAGAAGGCGGAGAAAGACTCGCACATCGTGGGCTTTCTGCACGAGATTTCTGGCTCACTGAGGAACTCCAAACCCTTCAGCACACTCAAGCCAGGCTCCAAAGGCTGA